The Synechococcus sp. RS9916 DNA segment AGCGTCTACGTCATTGCCGTCGTCCTGGTCGCGCAGACGACCTACACAAGGCTGTGGTCGCTGAGGTCAAGGCTGATGCCCAGGCGGCTGTGTTGGAGCGTCTAGAGCCCTTGCTGAACGATCAGGAAATCGATTTGGTGCGCCGTGGGCGTAACCGGGCAGGCCGCGGCCCGCGGCGAGGGGAGGCTTCGGTTTATGGCCGGGCCACGGGATTTGAGACAATGGTTGGCTGGCTCTTTTTGCAGAATCCAGCACGGCTTGCCGAGCTTTTGGATCGACTGGATGAGACCGAAAACGACCTGTCATAGCCCCCGTTTCGACCATGAGTTTCCGTTCTGATCGCCGTTCTTCAGGCGATGGCCGCCCCTATGGCGGTGGCAATTCCTCCGGCGAAGGCCGGTCCTACGGAGGCGGTCGTCCTGGTGGTGGCCGATCAGGGGGTGGTCGTTCAGCTGATGGGCGTTTTGGCGGTGGACGCCCCGGAAGCCCCCGCTCTGGCGGTGGTGGGCGTCCTTTCCGTGGGGGACGACCGGATCAGGACCGTCGCTTTGACCGCGATGGTGCTCCCGGCGGGAAGAGTCGTTTTTCCCGTGACGATCGCGCTGAGCGTGGTTCAGAGCAGGGCGGCCGGGGTCGATTTGATCGCTTCGATCGCAAGTCTTCAGCGGGTCGGGGTGGCCGTTTCGAGGGGAAAGGCCGTTTCGAAGCCAAGGGGCGTTATGAGTCCAAAGGCC contains these protein-coding regions:
- a CDS encoding ribonuclease III domain-containing protein; the encoded protein is MSDWIRSQLGRGGGDELGPLQLAWLGDAVWELHQRLRHCRRPGRADDLHKAVVAEVKADAQAAVLERLEPLLNDQEIDLVRRGRNRAGRGPRRGEASVYGRATGFETMVGWLFLQNPARLAELLDRLDETENDLS